A window of Sulfurimonas gotlandica GD1 contains these coding sequences:
- a CDS encoding ATP-binding protein encodes MEILLQELYKTDIHMDKFHFRKVYLEELSYQINGISQSGKSKLVKNHLLGLKKNSYLYIDCNDIRINIDELNKTLTRFCNLNKIDVLALDNYKEEIKIPNVSQLIICSETHFDIDYLTSIQLYPLDYEEFLAYEHKHDSTALNHFFQLGGFPSMHKVHSDERNIYIQKTLKYALDEMEFDILVLCAKMMAQKLSPYSIYERLKQTRKISKDKLYKAYESLGEKNYIHLLEKNNHPKATKKIYLCDISLKSALSIDKHFGRLFENMIFLELLKSNVKCFYDDGIDFYIPNQDEVILGMPFADERTLFKKMEAIEAFIFGYGIKKVTAITMNKEGKVSHPFSKVEMIPFDIWAIGD; translated from the coding sequence ATGGAAATTTTACTACAAGAACTTTACAAAACTGATATTCATATGGATAAATTTCATTTTAGAAAAGTTTATTTAGAAGAATTAAGTTATCAAATAAACGGTATTTCTCAGAGTGGGAAGTCAAAACTAGTTAAGAATCATCTTCTTGGACTTAAAAAAAATTCTTATTTATATATAGACTGTAATGATATTAGAATAAATATAGATGAATTGAATAAGACTCTTACAAGATTTTGTAATTTAAATAAAATAGATGTATTAGCTTTAGACAACTACAAAGAAGAGATTAAGATTCCAAATGTATCTCAGCTAATTATCTGTAGTGAGACTCATTTTGACATAGACTATCTAACATCAATACAACTCTACCCTCTAGACTATGAAGAGTTTTTAGCTTATGAGCATAAGCATGACTCTACTGCACTAAATCACTTTTTCCAGCTTGGCGGTTTTCCCTCAATGCATAAGGTTCACAGTGATGAGAGAAACATCTATATACAGAAGACATTAAAGTATGCACTTGATGAAATGGAGTTTGATATACTTGTTTTATGTGCGAAGATGATGGCACAAAAATTATCTCCTTACTCTATATATGAAAGACTCAAGCAAACAAGAAAAATATCTAAAGACAAATTATATAAAGCCTATGAGAGTCTAGGCGAAAAAAACTACATACATCTTTTAGAAAAGAACAATCATCCAAAAGCTACTAAAAAAATATATTTATGCGATATATCTCTAAAGTCTGCACTTAGTATTGATAAGCATTTTGGAAGACTTTTTGAAAATATGATTTTCTTAGAACTATTAAAATCAAATGTTAAATGTTTTTATGATGACGGTATTGATTTTTACATTCCGAATCAAGATGAAGTCATACTTGGAATGCCGTTTGCAGATGAAAGAACGCTCTTTAAAAAGATGGAAGCTATTGAAGCATTTATCTTTGGTTACGGTATAAAAAAAGTTACAGCAATTACAATGAATAAAGAAGGGAAGGTAAGTCATCCGTTTTCAAAGGTAGAAATGATACCATTTGATATATGGGCGATAGGGGATTAG
- a CDS encoding ribonuclease HII: MGKLCGIDEAGRGPIAGDLVIAGCILNSNIEGLNDSKKLTEKKRETLYELIIKDSDYHIVKISPQAIDADGLSICIKRGLEEIMQNLEVDEYLFDGNSNFGISRLPTMIKADGKVAEVSAASILAKVTHDRDILIEAKKYPEYQFEKHKGYGTALHVEMIKKYGYCDIHRRSYKLKALQATLF, encoded by the coding sequence ATGGGTAAATTATGTGGAATAGATGAAGCGGGACGCGGGCCGATTGCCGGAGACTTAGTTATAGCTGGATGTATACTCAACTCGAATATTGAAGGTTTGAATGATTCCAAAAAATTAACAGAAAAAAAGAGAGAAACTCTTTATGAGTTAATTATCAAAGATTCTGATTATCATATAGTAAAAATATCTCCTCAAGCTATAGATGCTGATGGTTTATCAATATGCATCAAAAGAGGTCTTGAGGAAATTATGCAAAATTTAGAAGTTGATGAGTATCTATTTGACGGTAACTCAAACTTTGGAATCTCTAGACTTCCAACCATGATAAAAGCTGATGGCAAAGTTGCAGAGGTTAGTGCTGCATCTATACTTGCCAAAGTAACACACGATAGAGATATATTAATAGAAGCAAAAAAATATCCAGAGTATCAGTTTGAAAAACATAAAGGTTATGGAACAGCTCTTCATGTTGAAATGATTAAGAAATATGGATACTGTGATATTCATAGAAGAAGTTATAAACTTAAGGCTCTACAAGCAACTCTCTTTTAA
- a CDS encoding cytochrome P460 family protein: MKFLFPILFLLVSLLAQDSFENWDKQYKLTPTTIDSHAHRAYIDIFTNKKATKAYINKAKTYPIGSIVYKPLYKDKNKKILVRVVIMEKMYKGYDSQNGDWFYAVTNPKGDDVYEKGRIQHCISCHNLAKETDYMFSESVMKKIDDANFAFEKVVPDLELYEE, translated from the coding sequence ATGAAGTTTTTATTTCCAATACTATTTCTTTTAGTATCTCTCTTAGCACAAGACAGTTTTGAAAACTGGGATAAACAATACAAGCTCACACCTACAACAATAGACTCACATGCTCATAGAGCATATATAGATATATTCACAAATAAAAAAGCGACTAAAGCATATATAAATAAAGCCAAAACGTATCCTATAGGCTCAATCGTATACAAACCACTCTATAAAGATAAAAATAAAAAGATATTGGTACGCGTGGTTATAATGGAGAAGATGTACAAGGGCTACGATAGCCAAAATGGGGACTGGTTCTACGCTGTAACAAATCCAAAAGGTGATGATGTATACGAAAAAGGAAGAATCCAACACTGCATCTCATGTCATAATTTAGCAAAAGAAACTGATTATATGTTTAGCGAAAGTGTTATGAAAAAGATAGATGATGCAAACTTTGCGTTTGAGAAAGTTGTTCCTGATTTAGAGCTATATGAAGAATAG
- a CDS encoding molybdopterin molybdotransferase MoeA yields the protein MKLLSYETSQNMLDLLDIGSFRSENLPLSSTLGRILADDIVAEYNDPQFPTASMDGYAVKHADLDSDSISILGYNPAGNDERRVLADGECIKTFTGSMMPEGADTLIQIENVSVSENSDKIYIDEKVNFGSSVRPIGEGYKAGDVLIKKGTKIGFAEIGVMAGLNKVMVKVALKPRVAVISTGSEILDLGEQSDNPAQIRSSNNYTLCALFEQAGADAIQLGTAPDDRDEIMQTFENALASADILISTGGVSVGDYDFVKDIVPRLGAEVVYKGVAIKPGKHIMVAQREGKFILALPGFAYSSTVVSILYGLPLISKMLGKSEPYKRVEAKLSERFTKRSRLTEFTACNVEVVDGEYFVNFKDKKVGSSAILTNMLNGSALMVTGEDDGDLEEGTFVNVILLENF from the coding sequence ATGAAATTACTATCTTATGAAACAAGCCAAAACATGTTAGACCTGCTAGATATAGGAAGTTTTAGAAGTGAAAACTTACCGCTGAGTTCTACTCTTGGAAGAATTCTAGCTGATGATATCGTAGCAGAGTACAATGATCCTCAGTTTCCAACAGCATCTATGGATGGTTATGCCGTTAAGCACGCAGACTTAGACAGTGATAGCATCTCAATACTTGGATATAACCCAGCAGGAAACGATGAGCGAAGAGTTCTAGCAGACGGAGAGTGTATTAAGACTTTTACAGGTTCTATGATGCCAGAGGGTGCAGATACTCTTATTCAAATAGAAAACGTTAGTGTGAGCGAGAACAGTGATAAAATTTATATAGATGAAAAAGTTAATTTTGGATCTTCAGTTCGTCCTATCGGTGAAGGATATAAAGCTGGAGATGTACTAATAAAAAAAGGTACGAAAATCGGCTTTGCTGAGATTGGTGTAATGGCTGGTCTGAACAAGGTGATGGTTAAAGTTGCTCTTAAACCTAGAGTCGCTGTTATCTCTACTGGTAGTGAAATTTTAGACCTTGGTGAGCAGAGTGATAATCCGGCACAGATCAGAAGTTCAAACAACTATACTCTATGTGCTTTGTTTGAGCAAGCCGGAGCAGATGCTATACAGCTTGGAACTGCTCCTGATGACAGAGACGAGATAATGCAGACTTTTGAAAATGCGCTTGCATCTGCTGATATACTTATCAGTACAGGTGGTGTAAGTGTTGGTGATTATGACTTTGTAAAAGATATAGTTCCGCGTCTTGGCGCTGAAGTAGTTTACAAGGGTGTGGCTATTAAGCCAGGAAAGCATATTATGGTTGCGCAAAGAGAAGGAAAGTTCATCTTAGCTCTACCTGGTTTTGCATACTCGTCAACTGTGGTTTCTATACTTTACGGACTACCTCTTATATCTAAGATGTTAGGTAAAAGTGAACCATATAAACGAGTAGAAGCAAAACTAAGCGAGAGATTTACAAAACGAAGCCGTCTAACAGAATTTACAGCATGTAACGTTGAAGTTGTCGATGGAGAATACTTTGTAAACTTCAAAGACAAAAAAGTAGGAAGTTCTGCAATACTAACTAACATGTTAAATGGCAGTGCTTTAATGGTAACCGGCGAAGATGATGGTGACCTGGAAGAGGGCACTTTTGTAAATGTAATTTTATTGGAGAATTTTTAA
- a CDS encoding molybdopterin synthase catalytic subunit — MLYLYEGPLDVATILKEWYEQEATSNYGAYIPFVGTVRSEDDIDGLSFDIYEPILKKWFSDWQDKAKEKGAVIKMAHSKGDVMLHESSYIAAVFSPKRRVALEFIDEFVEDFKASAPIWKYDLRDGKRIYALDRSTAIKGSGILK; from the coding sequence ATGCTATATCTTTATGAGGGACCTTTAGATGTAGCGACTATTTTAAAAGAGTGGTATGAACAAGAAGCAACCAGCAACTATGGTGCTTACATCCCTTTTGTTGGAACTGTAAGAAGTGAAGATGATATAGATGGTCTTAGTTTTGATATTTATGAACCTATTTTAAAGAAGTGGTTTAGCGACTGGCAAGACAAAGCAAAAGAAAAAGGTGCAGTAATAAAAATGGCACACTCTAAGGGAGATGTAATGCTTCATGAATCATCTTACATAGCTGCTGTCTTTTCTCCAAAAAGACGTGTTGCATTAGAATTTATAGATGAATTTGTTGAAGACTTCAAGGCATCTGCTCCAATCTGGAAGTATGATCTTCGAGATGGAAAAAGAATCTATGCATTAGATAGATCAACAGCTATAAAAGGGAGTGGAATTTTAAAATGA
- a CDS encoding MoaD/ThiS family protein: MVKVEFLGPIQKEPLELEITNLSELATILQGDEQMREWLENSAVAVNDTLVSSRDFALKDGDRVALLPPVCGG, encoded by the coding sequence ATGGTTAAAGTAGAGTTTTTAGGCCCTATACAAAAAGAGCCCTTAGAGTTAGAGATTACAAATTTAAGTGAATTAGCGACAATATTGCAAGGTGATGAGCAAATGCGTGAGTGGTTAGAAAACTCAGCAGTGGCTGTAAATGATACATTAGTAAGTAGTAGAGATTTTGCATTAAAAGATGGTGATAGAGTAGCCCTTCTTCCACCAGTTTGCGGAGGCTGA
- a CDS encoding MqnA/MqnD/SBP family protein — translation MVFGKIEYLNLLPFHVFMKRFTKSSQQSMSMHYKRGVPAKINEKFLSHRVDAAFISSISAKKYRHVNLGIIAKKEVLSVLVVPDVKNEADIESASSNALAKILNIKGKVLIGDKALKHYLQKKPYIDLAAQWNARYKLPFVFALLCYHKDQHLYKNIEKQFLKQKIKIPQYLLTSASLRTEISKKDILNYLSYISYDLDHKAKKGLSLFYKSVKN, via the coding sequence TTGGTATTTGGAAAAATTGAGTATTTAAATTTACTACCTTTTCATGTTTTTATGAAACGCTTTACTAAGAGTTCTCAGCAGAGTATGAGTATGCATTATAAGCGTGGAGTACCTGCAAAAATCAACGAAAAATTTCTATCTCACAGGGTGGATGCAGCTTTCATCTCAAGCATCAGTGCAAAAAAATATAGACATGTAAATCTTGGGATTATTGCAAAAAAAGAGGTTCTTAGTGTTCTTGTTGTTCCAGATGTAAAAAACGAAGCTGATATTGAGTCTGCTAGCTCAAATGCATTAGCTAAGATTTTAAATATCAAAGGTAAAGTTCTCATTGGTGACAAAGCTCTAAAACACTATTTACAAAAGAAGCCATACATTGATTTAGCTGCCCAGTGGAACGCTAGATATAAACTGCCATTTGTTTTTGCTCTACTTTGTTATCATAAAGATCAACATCTCTATAAGAACATAGAGAAACAGTTTTTAAAACAAAAAATTAAAATCCCACAATACCTTCTCACTTCAGCATCACTCAGAACAGAAATATCAAAAAAAGACATACTCAACTATCTCTCGTATATATCTTACGATTTAGACCATAAAGCGAAGAAAGGTCTCTCACTTTTCTATAAAAGTGTCAAAAACTGA
- a CDS encoding cytochrome-c peroxidase, with translation MIKTFLLPIITLTLFANEPISPIPTKVEFNLEKARLGKKLFFDTILSKDNSTACVSCHNVFHGGADSNVVSSGYANKKGNIQSPTVLNSRYNFKQFWNGRARNLTQQADGPINNPAEHNMDAKTVEDRINDSTEYKRLFESVYSTSHISYTQVLEAIVEFENSLTTPNSKFDRFLRDEIQLTKDEKEGYILFKQNGCITCHNGINVGGNSFQKMGTFLEYEVKNDYPDRSKITDNPNHKNVFKVPTLRNISQTAPYFHDGSAKTLKEALSVMAKHNLGIKLEDEEVDKIIAFLKTLDGDLPEILEEK, from the coding sequence ATGATAAAGACATTTTTATTACCTATTATTACTCTTACACTTTTTGCAAATGAACCAATATCACCAATTCCTACTAAAGTGGAATTCAATCTTGAAAAAGCAAGACTTGGCAAAAAATTATTTTTTGATACTATTTTATCTAAAGATAACTCAACAGCATGTGTTAGTTGCCACAATGTTTTTCATGGCGGGGCAGATTCAAATGTTGTCTCAAGCGGTTATGCAAACAAAAAAGGCAATATACAGTCTCCAACAGTTTTGAACTCTAGATATAACTTTAAACAGTTTTGGAACGGACGAGCAAGAAACCTGACACAACAAGCTGATGGCCCTATAAATAACCCGGCTGAACATAACATGGATGCAAAAACTGTTGAGGATAGAATAAATGATTCTACAGAGTATAAAAGACTCTTCGAATCAGTATACAGTACTTCACATATTTCTTACACGCAAGTTCTTGAAGCTATAGTTGAGTTTGAAAATTCTCTAACAACACCAAACTCAAAATTCGATAGATTTTTAAGAGATGAAATCCAACTCACAAAAGATGAAAAAGAGGGGTACATACTTTTTAAACAAAATGGCTGTATTACCTGCCATAACGGAATAAATGTCGGTGGAAATTCATTTCAAAAAATGGGTACGTTTTTAGAATATGAGGTTAAAAATGACTATCCTGATCGAAGTAAAATAACAGATAATCCCAATCACAAAAATGTATTTAAAGTTCCGACACTAAGAAATATAAGCCAAACTGCTCCATACTTTCATGATGGCAGTGCGAAAACCCTAAAAGAAGCACTGAGTGTTATGGCAAAACATAATTTGGGCATCAAACTTGAAGATGAAGAAGTTGACAAAATAATAGCTTTTTTGAAAACACTTGATGGTGACCTACCTGAAATATTGGAAGAGAAATGA
- a CDS encoding EAL domain-containing protein, translated as MKLKQLMFLVLGVGIISSIAIVYFYIIQKDFTKQHREFLLSVNALENAHIDLEHQILQNSIYSYHNQDEISATINQVENTYIELAGSKILNNKTYLQTKNNLLSLQADIRLNLQNIEEYIMLNAGIKNSLVFLSRRIENASFLEKDDRALFIQSIKILKHFNDAKRMQDLDYINHNNFLLKSDSKNPKTQSFVENFNLHSKYLINRYPIFVQTTKTVLNSDIHNYLEKVKKEFSAVSVNDFKALDMFAFILFSLFISSLSLVVVLFIKYIKENQKLEETTASLEHSLSYDHLTDLHNRRAFEIQLKKITEPHLLIINIDGFKYINDIYGNDVGNVILQELAQILKDEFSNRPNTCIYRLGGDEFGILFNKISSENALEIAKKLEKKISNYDFIVYDLTLHLLVSIASNSTVPILENTDLALKLLKKDHTLRILEYNDNLNIKTDVKDNMNTIELIKTAVSNDRIVPFFQPIINLKTSKIEKYEALVRLKLENGTFLPPFKFLDISKKSSYYHFITKTMIEKTLKMAQEFPQYRFSINISMIDILDAKLTHMLFEILNANPEVAKRLDIELLESENLQNLQVVQDFITKLHAFGSKILVDDFGTGYSNFSYFSNLDIDLVKIDGSIVSEIETDNKKLHMVTSIHKFSNGMNMKNVAEFVETREVALLLKEIGIEYAQGYYFSQPLERPLENDEVVI; from the coding sequence ATGAAACTGAAACAACTTATGTTTCTCGTACTCGGGGTTGGCATAATCTCATCTATTGCTATAGTTTATTTTTACATAATCCAAAAAGATTTTACTAAACAACACAGAGAATTTCTTCTATCTGTAAATGCACTGGAAAATGCCCACATTGATTTAGAGCATCAAATATTGCAAAACTCTATTTATTCTTATCACAATCAAGATGAGATATCAGCAACTATAAATCAAGTTGAAAACACTTATATAGAGTTAGCGGGGTCTAAAATATTAAATAATAAGACCTATTTACAAACTAAAAATAATTTACTATCACTTCAAGCAGATATAAGACTCAATCTGCAAAACATAGAAGAGTATATCATGCTAAATGCAGGTATTAAGAACTCTTTGGTATTTCTAAGCAGACGTATAGAAAACGCAAGCTTTTTAGAAAAAGATGACAGAGCCCTTTTCATTCAATCTATAAAGATTTTAAAACACTTCAACGATGCAAAAAGAATGCAGGACCTTGATTATATAAATCACAATAATTTTTTACTAAAATCTGATTCAAAAAATCCAAAGACTCAAAGCTTTGTAGAGAATTTTAACCTTCACTCTAAATATCTTATTAACAGATATCCAATATTTGTACAGACAACAAAAACTGTCCTTAACAGTGATATTCATAACTACTTAGAAAAAGTAAAAAAAGAGTTCTCGGCAGTTTCTGTAAATGATTTCAAAGCACTTGATATGTTTGCTTTTATATTATTTAGTCTATTTATTTCTTCACTTTCACTTGTAGTTGTACTATTCATTAAATATATAAAAGAGAATCAAAAACTAGAAGAGACTACAGCCTCACTAGAGCACTCCCTCTCTTATGATCATTTGACAGATTTACATAACAGAAGAGCTTTTGAGATTCAGCTGAAAAAAATCACAGAACCGCACCTTCTTATTATAAATATTGACGGATTTAAATACATCAATGATATCTACGGGAATGATGTTGGAAATGTCATCCTTCAAGAGTTAGCACAGATTTTAAAAGATGAATTTTCAAATCGTCCAAATACATGCATCTACCGTCTCGGCGGTGATGAGTTTGGAATACTTTTTAACAAAATCTCAAGCGAAAACGCGTTAGAAATAGCAAAAAAACTTGAGAAAAAAATATCTAATTATGACTTTATAGTTTATGACTTGACTCTGCATCTACTAGTAAGTATTGCAAGTAACTCTACTGTACCTATTTTAGAAAATACCGACTTAGCACTAAAACTACTTAAAAAAGACCATACACTGAGAATTTTAGAGTATAACGATAACCTAAATATTAAAACAGATGTAAAAGATAATATGAACACTATTGAGCTAATAAAAACTGCTGTAAGCAATGATAGAATAGTTCCTTTTTTCCAACCGATTATTAATCTTAAGACATCTAAAATAGAAAAATATGAAGCTCTTGTCAGGCTAAAACTAGAAAACGGTACATTTCTGCCACCGTTTAAATTTTTAGATATATCTAAAAAGAGTTCTTACTATCACTTCATAACCAAAACTATGATAGAAAAAACTCTTAAAATGGCGCAAGAGTTTCCTCAATATAGATTTTCTATAAATATCTCAATGATAGATATACTAGATGCTAAACTGACACACATGCTATTTGAGATCTTAAACGCCAACCCTGAAGTAGCAAAAAGATTAGATATAGAACTACTAGAATCAGAAAATCTACAAAACTTACAGGTTGTTCAAGATTTCATCACTAAACTACATGCTTTTGGTTCAAAAATACTGGTAGATGATTTTGGTACTGGTTATTCTAACTTCTCATACTTCTCAAATTTAGATATAGACTTGGTTAAAATTGACGGATCAATCGTCAGTGAAATTGAGACAGATAATAAAAAACTTCATATGGTAACTAGTATACATAAGTTTTCAAATGGAATGAATATGAAAAATGTTGCAGAGTTTGTTGAGACCAGAGAGGTGGCACTTCTACTAAAAGAAATAGGTATAGAGTATGCACAAGGGTACTACTTCAGTCAACCTCTGGAGAGACCTCTAGAGAATGATGAAGTAGTTATCTAA
- a CDS encoding malic enzyme-like NAD(P)-binding protein, with translation MSKTSTTDQEALDYHEFPQPGKISVETTKPVLTQKDLSLAYTPGVAVPCLEIEKNPENAYRYTSKKNLVAVISNGTAVLGLGNIGALASKPVMEGKGVLFKNFSGLDCFDIEVDTESVDRFCSVVMAIAPTFGGINLEDIKAPECFEIERRLVEELNIPVMHDDQHGTAVISAAGIINACKVTHRKIEDLKIVVVGAGAAAISCARLYRKLGAREIYMLDSKGVIHNGRSDLNAYKREFCAGGYMTHSEVFECADVVVGLSKPGTFTIEDIMTMANEPIVFTLANPTPEVFPNDVIEARPDAVVATGRSDFDNQVNNVLGFPFIFRGAMDVRARKINDEMKLAAAHALADLARTEVPKDICELYGKEIKFGKDYLIPKPFDKRLIVEISSAVAQAAIDSGASDMKGFDIKAYRKELAKILK, from the coding sequence ATGTCTAAAACATCTACAACAGATCAAGAAGCTCTTGATTATCATGAATTTCCACAACCTGGAAAAATATCAGTTGAGACTACGAAACCGGTGTTAACTCAAAAAGATTTATCATTAGCATATACTCCAGGTGTTGCTGTACCATGTTTGGAAATTGAGAAAAATCCTGAAAATGCTTATAGATATACTTCAAAAAAGAATCTTGTAGCCGTTATCTCAAACGGAACTGCTGTTTTAGGACTTGGAAATATTGGTGCTTTGGCATCTAAGCCCGTTATGGAAGGTAAGGGAGTTCTATTTAAAAATTTCTCAGGACTTGATTGTTTTGATATTGAAGTAGATACTGAGAGCGTAGATAGATTTTGTTCTGTTGTTATGGCTATAGCTCCTACTTTTGGTGGAATTAACCTAGAAGATATAAAAGCACCCGAGTGCTTTGAGATAGAGAGACGTCTAGTAGAAGAGTTAAATATCCCTGTTATGCATGATGATCAACATGGAACGGCTGTTATTTCTGCTGCTGGGATAATAAATGCTTGTAAAGTTACACATCGAAAGATAGAAGATCTTAAAATAGTTGTTGTTGGGGCTGGTGCAGCAGCTATTTCATGTGCAAGACTTTATAGAAAACTTGGTGCTAGAGAGATTTATATGCTTGATTCAAAAGGCGTTATTCACAATGGAAGAAGTGATTTAAACGCTTATAAGAGAGAGTTCTGTGCAGGTGGATACATGACTCACTCAGAAGTGTTTGAGTGCGCTGATGTTGTTGTAGGACTCTCTAAGCCAGGAACATTTACCATAGAAGATATTATGACTATGGCGAATGAACCGATTGTATTTACGTTGGCAAACCCAACACCTGAAGTTTTCCCTAACGATGTTATTGAAGCTAGACCAGATGCTGTTGTCGCAACTGGTAGAAGTGACTTTGATAACCAAGTAAACAATGTTCTAGGTTTCCCATTTATTTTTAGAGGTGCGATGGATGTTCGTGCAAGAAAGATAAATGACGAGATGAAACTTGCAGCTGCACATGCACTTGCTGATTTAGCTCGTACAGAAGTACCAAAAGATATTTGTGAACTATATGGTAAAGAGATTAAGTTTGGTAAAGATTATCTTATTCCAAAACCATTTGATAAAAGACTTATAGTTGAGATTTCTAGTGCTGTAGCTCAGGCTGCTATAGATAGTGGTGCGTCAGATATGAAAGGTTTTGATATTAAAGCTTACAGAAAAGAGTTGGCTAAGATATTAAAATAA